CGGCACTTTAACGGTCACCCAGAGAACGGTGTTTTGCCCCGGCTGACACGATACGGTTGATTTCTGCAGCAGCAAGTCAGGGATATCCTCGCCATAGCTGGAGCGAAGGCTGCCTATCGGATTCCATTTCAGGTTCTGAACGCCTATGCGATGGCCGTGATCATCAGTTAGCCCCGCAGTAACTAACTTAACATCCGACAGCTCCTGTTTTACAGGCCTGATCACGATCTGAAACGGCTCATATTCGCCCCGGGCGGCTTCGATGGATACCTCCTGGCTCATGCGCGCTTTAGCGGGAAGCGTCTCAGCCGGGAATACCTTTCGGGTGGCGTGGTCCGTCCAGATCAGCATGTCAGGAGTCCGCTTTAAAACGGTCGCTGATGAGTTGCCCGCAATGTCTCTTTTGGTTCTGTTGCTTGGGTTCAGGTATGATGCGAGCGCTTTTTTGTAATCCCCCTGGAATGGCGCGATCACGAAAACGCTTCTCTCTACACTTCCTAACTTAAACCTTGGTGTGGCGCGCTGGCTTATACCGGCGAGGCATTGCTTAACAAGGTTTGAGAATATTATCCCTTCGCCCGTTTCATTGCTGTAGTAGCAGTCGGTCTGGCCGAAATAAGAGCCGGTGTTCAGCGTTGGTGATTTTACTTCCTCGGTCCGGATGCGGTTCGTTTTTATTCCGTTACTGCCGATGAAATTGATGCTTGTAGCCAACCTGTTAAATCGGGGGGATAGAGGGGCATAAGGGACGTAGAAACTGAAGCTATCTTCCTTGATGCATTTCAGCTCATAGATGAATTCAACGGCGGACCCCGTCGGTGGAACCGTTACTCGATGTGTCATGTGGAAATGGGGGGTGTCACATGTGAACTCGACGGTAACAGATCCGTCCTTCTCTTTTGCCATCCGATAGCGTCCGTTGGAAATTCGCCCTCGCGTGCCCTCATTCACCGAAGTGAGAGCACCGTTCTCAGTGAACTGGTAGTAAAGTATGAAGCCGTCAGAGATCAGGTTTTGTCCGCTGCCGTGCTTGTAAACAAACTCGGTTGGGGAGTAGTCCATCTCAGCGGTAAAGGCCAATCGGACGCTCTCGTTTTCCACCACCACGCGAGAGGGTGTCTCGGTGACATTCACCAGAGCGAGACTCGTCTGAGTCAACCCCAACGCGAGTGCTAGCACCAGTACAAAGGTGATAAACATGTTGGTGCGCATGTGGTGAATTCGGGTCAATAGGGCTGCAAGCGATATATCGTCCATAAGAATCCTCGTTGATTGGGACGTTGAAAAGATGGGTCAGTTAACTCGATCGGATTGAATACGTTATATCCGATTCCATTTCCGCTTCAATTCTGATCGCAGTTGGACTCCAATCGGTCGAACCGGACGGAAGGCCGCTGAGGGTCACTATCTCGGGATCGAACCGGATCATCAGCGTCGCGGCGTTGATGTAAGTGGATGTGCCTCTCTCGGTGATGACTCCATCGATGGAGAGTTCGGACGCCTGTCCGGCGACGAAATTGGAAATGTTGAGCGCCACATCGATAGTGGCGTAAGCAGGTGAAAGAGTGACAGGAAGGCAGGCTGCCGCAACAGCGGCGATAGCACACAGCGAAGCGCGGTGCATATCAGCATTTCCTCGCGAAGAACCGTGACGATGGTCTTGATAAAGCAGTGTGCTGCCCATACGGGCAGCAAGGATATGCCGGCGGTAATACGGCGCGGCGATGTGGCTCAGGGGCGTCGCCGTCGAGGTGTCGGCGCCCTCATCGGACCGCGAAGAGACTCTGTGACCCAGGAACACGACCCGATCAGCAGGCCTACATACAGTATCGTCCGGTTGGTGAGAGGGCATCAACGACAATTGGAATCTCTTAACGTGTGTTTTTCTGTTTGGTGAGGTGCCCCCCATTTGCGCCCGAATCCGAAGGGATCGCCCGCAGGCAGAGTACCCGTCTGCCCCGAAACTGGTGGGCGTGCCTACCCCTGCCGCTGTATTGTGGCCTTTCCCGCTGGATTCTTCCGGCGGGTTGAGCGTGGGGTCTGGCTCGGCGTTTCTGACATGCGCTGGCAGCTAATGGTTGGATTTCGGGTTCCGGTCGGCCGCATCATTCACTGTGGTTACCCCAGGAGATGCATCCCGTTTGCAGCGCTGCGTCGTTCTGAAGGAGCACGGGAATGAGCCTTACAGAATACGGATGGAATGACCGCCTGGCCGCCTCGTTCCGCGAACAGGAGGCGGCCGGCCGCGTTCCGGTCAGGATATCGCTTCAGGTGAAGGGCCACTACCTGGCGCTCACCGGGATCGGCGAGATCGCCTCGGAACCGACCGGCCGGCTGATCTACGACGCCGCCACACCCCGGGACCTCCCCGTCGTCGGCGACTGGGCCGCGGCGACCATACTCGAGGAAGAGCCGCCGAGGGCTCTGATTCACGCTGTCATCCCACGCAACAGCCTCTTCTGCCGGAAGGAAGCCGGAAAACGCGTCGTTGCCCAACCCCTGGCGGCGAACGTGGACATCGTCCTCATCGCGGTCGCCCTCGACCACGACTACAGCCTCAATCGCATCGAGCGATACCTGGCCCTTTCGCGGGAATATGGGGCTTCGCCGGTCGTCCTCCTGACCAAATCCGACGCCTGCGCGGAGAGCACCTTGAAGGTCGAGGATGTCAGGACGCGTATGCCGGACGTTCCGGTGATCGCCATCAGTTCCGTGGATGGCACGGGGATGGACGCGTTGCACGAGTGTCTCCCACCGGGCGCCACCTGCGTTGTGCTGGGCTCCTCGGGTGTCGGCAAATCCACGCTCATCAACCGCCTTCTGGGGGCCGATATACTGAAGACGCGCGAGGTGCGGCTGTCCGATAGCAAGGGGCGGCACACCACGGCCAACCGGCAGTTGTTTGTGCTGCCATCGGGCGCATTGATCATTGATACGCCGGGGATGCGCGAACTGCAGTTGTGGGACGCCCGGGAAGGTATCGACCAGACGTTTACGGACATCGCCGAACTATCGAGCGGATGCCGATTTCCTGACTGCCGCCACGCGGATGAGCCGGGCTGCGCCGTAATAGGGGCCGTGGCCGATGGCCTGATCGACCCGGCCCGCCTGGAGAACTACCAGAAGATGAGCAGGGAACTCGATTACCTGTCGCTCCGCCAGGAGGAAGGCGCCGCCCGGGCTGAGCGCGCCCGCTGGAAAGAGATAGCGAAAGAAGCCAAGCGCATAAAAAAGACGTAACCGGTGACCCGCCACCTTCGCGTCTCGCCCGTGCCTGTGACGAATCGCAAGACCATCCGCATCCACACCGCGCTCCGCCAACCATCGAGCGCCGGCGCTCGTCACCCTGCGCGAAGGACGATCGGCCGAAGGCCCGTCAGACCGGTACTTCAGTGCCGGGTCGCCAGCCACGGCAGTCTCTCCGGATATCCCGGGCAAGGCGCCCGGGCTCCGCTCCGCATTCATCATTCTGCATTCTGCATTCTGAATTCTCCGCCTACCCCGCCGCGCGAATCTCCGCCAGCGTGATCAACCGCTCCAGCGTGTATCCTTCCGCGGAAAGCGCTTCGGCGCCGCCTTCCTGGCGGTCCACCAGCGTGAGGCACTGGACCACCTTCGCGCCGGCCGCTTCCGCGGCCTTGGCGGCCTTCAGAAGCGAGCCGCCGGTGGTTGTGGTGTCTTCGATGATGCACACCGCCTGGCCGGCCTCCAGCGGGCCTTCGATGAGGCTCTGGGTTCCGTGACCTTTCGGCTCCTTGCGGACCATGAAGCCCGCCACCGGCCGGCCGGCGCCCCATGACATCGCGGTCACGCCGCCGATGATCGGATCGGCGCCCATGGTGAGGCCGCCGATCGCCTGCACTTCCGGTGCCAGGGCTTCCAGTATCAGTTCACACGCCAGCGCCAGGCCTTCCGGGTGCAGCGTGACCATCTTGCCGTTGATATAGAAATTGCTGGTGCGCCCCGAGGCCAGAGTGAACGTCCCCTCTTTGTACGCCCGCTCGCGGACCAGTTCGATGAATCGCGCCTTCTTGTCAGACATCTGTCGTCCTCCCGCACCAGTCTAGCAACAACGGCGCGCCACCCAGATATGTTTCGCAGGTTCCCATGCGTACTGGCGGCCCGCGTCTGTCGTCCGGAGGACGATCGGCCGAAGGCCCTCTAGACGGGTACTTCAGTGCCCGGTCGCCTGCCCCCAAATGGAAGCAGGCCGCCCTCGCGGGCGGCCTGTTCATTTCCCGTTTACCGGACGTTGAGCCTAACGCCCGGTCGTCGCCGAGAAATAACCGTCTTCAATCGTTCCACAGTACGCTAAAGCAGACCACCAGCGCTGCGGATGACGTGTTTGCTGTGTTTTCCACCCAGTTCGTCTCCTTACGAGTTGGTCTCGTTTGTCAGTCGCCCCACAGGGCGGAATCGCCCCACAGAGCGGAGTCGTCCCAGAGTGAGCTGTCTCCCCAGAGAGCGCTGTCACCCCACAGGGCGCTGTCGCCCCACAGAGCAGAGTCACCCCAGAGAGCGCTGTCACCCCAGAGAGCGCTGTTATCGCTGAGCCTGGTGTTGTCACCCCACAGAGCGGAATCACCCCACAGAGCGCTGTCGCCCCACAGGGCGGAATCGCCCCACAGAGCCGAGTCACCCCAGAGAGCGCTGTCGCCCCAGAGAGCGGAGTCACCCCACAGGGCGCTGTCGCCCCACAGAGCGGAGTCTTGCCAGACGGCCTTGTCGCCCCAGAGGGCGGAATCGCCCCACAGAGCGGAGTCGCCCCACAGAGCGCTGTCACCCCACAGGGCGCTGTCGCCCCACAGAGCGGAGTCGTTCCAGAGAGCGCTGTCGCCCCACAGAGCGCTGTCACCCCAGAGGGCGGAGTCACCCCAGAGAGCGCTGTCGCCCCACAGAGCGCTGTCACCCCACAGAGCGCTGTCGCCCCACAGAGCGGAGTCACCCCAGAGGGCGCTGTCACCCCAGAGGGCGGAGTCGCCCCAGAGGGCGCTGTCACCCCAGAGGGCGCTGGCTTGATAGAGTCCGTTCGGTCCGTAGCAGGCGGACGCCTTGAAGATGTCCAGTCCACCGTAGACCTTTGCGGGACCGTCGCCCCACAGTGCGCTGCTGCCGAAGTTGACCCGGAGGCCAACGGCCAGCGGCAGGCAATAGAGGCGTTCTTGGCTCCAGGCAATCACCGGGCTCGGCGCTATGGACGCTGTTCCGGTGGCCTTGATCGCTGCGGGGATGCTGAGGCTGCCCGCGCCCCGGCTGTAGACGTCTGAACCGTCGAACTTGACTGCGGAGCGCATCAGGCGCGCCTTCACGGTGGCGGGGTTCAGGGTAGGATCGGCCTGAAGCATAAGCGCTGCGGCCGCGGCAACAACCGGCGTCGCCATACTCGTCCCAGACATGGTGGTATACACCCCACCCACTCTCTGGTCCGCGTGTTCTGTCGCCAATGTGCTGCCGGGAGCCAATGCGCTTACGACCTTGTTCCCAGGGGCAACCAGGTCGGGTTTGAGGATGTGATCGGGCATGCTCGGCCCGCGAGAGGAATACGACGCCATCACGTCATCGGACCGGTTGGGTGTCTGCAGCGTGTTCAGCGCGCCAACCGTGATCACGAATGGGTCGTCGCCCGGGCAGTCAATGGTGCCGTAACGGCTGCCCCCGGTGGGGCTGTCGGCTACTTTGCGGCCGCGGTTGCCCGCTGCCACAACCACCACGATACCCGCGCCCTGCACCTTGCGTACCGCACGGCACAGGGGGTCGTTCACAACGCTCTCCAGCGGCACATGGCCGAGGGAAAGGTTGGCGACCCGGATGTTGTACTGGTTCTTGTGGGCGATAACCCAGTTGAGGCCCGCAATCACGGTGCTCACTGTGCTCGCGCCCGTTGCGTCCAGAACCTTCACCGCTACGATGTTGGCGCCTGGAGCGATACCGGCGTTCGCGCCCTTGCTGGCCGCGCCCGAACCGGCGATAAGGCCCGTAACGAATGTTCCGTGCCCGTTGTCGTCATACGGCGATTTCTTGCCGTTTACCGCGTCATACCACCCCACTACTTTTCCACGGAGATCGATGTGGTTCGTCGCTGCGCCGGAATCGATCACGGCTACGGTAACCCCGGCCCCGGTGAGGCCCGTGGTCCGTCGTACCGTGTCGGCGCCGACTGTCTGCGTTGTCACGAAGTCATTGCTGCGCACTATGGCGTCTGTGGAAATGTGGGCAATCGAGGGATCGTTCGCCAGGACCCGCAGGCGGGCGGAACTGACCGTAGCGACGATTCCCAGAGAGTCAAGGTCCCGGTTTACCGTGCCCCGGGCGGTGCGAACCACTCGCATCGCTCTCGTCTTGGCGCCACGGTTGGGGACAATGATGACGCGTTGGGCTGCCACGAAACGCCCCTGAACGAGTGTGCTCAAGTTATCGTCCAGCTTGGCGTTCCGGGCATATGCCCCGCCGGTGAAACCGGCGACGGCCATCGATATCAACGTAAGTCGTCGAGCGATGAATCCGTGTGTCGTCATGGTCTGCTCTTTCTCGTCCGGCCCCATTGCCGGACAGATGGTTGGGTGTACGCTCTCATTATCAGGGGGAACAGGCTTGCACGCACTCAGCCTACAGTCGCAGTTTCGGCAATACCGGGTCGCAAGTTTCTAAGACCATGGCTGCCTGCAAGGGGTTAAACTGTGTTATTGAACGAAAGCCTGTGATGTATGACGGCCGATAAGGAAGAAAACCATTGAAGGGACTGATGGGCCAGTCCTTTCGGGACGCAAGAGACTGAGAAGCGGACAGCGGATGGGGCGATCCAGAATCGGGTCGCCCCGTTTGCCGTTTTGGGGATGTGGCACACAACAAACGGGGCGGAGAAGGATCGCTCCCGCTCCGCCCCGATCAAACGATATAGCATGTTGGCGAGTGATGTTGCCGCTTACACGAAGGCGCGCAGGCTGGGACAACCACCTGTTTCCCAAGGCCGAACGACCATCGACAAGATAGGCAGAACGGGCCTCGTCCCCAGGCAAAGGAAACCTGGAACACGACGATCTGTTACTTTTGCGATGGAACCGCTGGACCGGTGCGGAACCGATCACCTGCTTTCCAATCGCTGATCTTCGTCAAAGCGATACCAATATTGGTAACATTCATTTGCGCCGCAGGATCATTCGCCGAAATAGATGCGAGCTTTTCCTTGAGTAACCGTTCCTCCGCATCCTGGCCGTAGTAACCAAGGAGATGGGCGATGGCGCCGATTGTACGCGGGTCGTTGGAGTCCCTTAAAAGCTTGACCAAGGGATCTGTCAGGAACGCAGGGTCCCATTCAGACCACAACGCATCGATCTGCCAACACGCTTCGGCGCCTTCCTTTAACCCGGAATTCCACTCCGCCATTATCTTTGCACCGGCTGCCGCGTTGCCGATCCGTTTCCACGTTTGAATTGCCTTCTCCCACGCAGACATATACGCAAGCTCAGCTTTCAAGGTCGTCTCGGACCGCTGGACTCCACGATGCTCATCATGGGCCAGCAGAATTCCTTTCGATGCTCTCAGGAGATTAACGGCTGCGGCAGCCTTGTACGCATCCGTACCGTTTTTTGCAGACGCATTGTAAACGTCAAGTTCTTTTGGAACTAACGCCTTCAGTGTCGCATCATTGCTGACGCTTTTCCCTGAGCGGCTGAGCGGAGGTTCAGCACTATGTGCGCATGG
The Armatimonadota bacterium DNA segment above includes these coding regions:
- the pyrE gene encoding orotate phosphoribosyltransferase yields the protein MSDKKARFIELVRERAYKEGTFTLASGRTSNFYINGKMVTLHPEGLALACELILEALAPEVQAIGGLTMGADPIIGGVTAMSWGAGRPVAGFMVRKEPKGHGTQSLIEGPLEAGQAVCIIEDTTTTGGSLLKAAKAAEAAGAKVVQCLTLVDRQEGGAEALSAEGYTLERLITLAEIRAAG
- a CDS encoding S8 family serine peptidase yields the protein MTTHGFIARRLTLISMAVAGFTGGAYARNAKLDDNLSTLVQGRFVAAQRVIIVPNRGAKTRAMRVVRTARGTVNRDLDSLGIVATVSSARLRVLANDPSIAHISTDAIVRSNDFVTTQTVGADTVRRTTGLTGAGVTVAVIDSGAATNHIDLRGKVVGWYDAVNGKKSPYDDNGHGTFVTGLIAGSGAASKGANAGIAPGANIVAVKVLDATGASTVSTVIAGLNWVIAHKNQYNIRVANLSLGHVPLESVVNDPLCRAVRKVQGAGIVVVVAAGNRGRKVADSPTGGSRYGTIDCPGDDPFVITVGALNTLQTPNRSDDVMASYSSRGPSMPDHILKPDLVAPGNKVVSALAPGSTLATEHADQRVGGVYTTMSGTSMATPVVAAAAALMLQADPTLNPATVKARLMRSAVKFDGSDVYSRGAGSLSIPAAIKATGTASIAPSPVIAWSQERLYCLPLAVGLRVNFGSSALWGDGPAKVYGGLDIFKASACYGPNGLYQASALWGDSALWGDSALWGDSALWGDSALWGDSALWGDSALWGDSALWGDSALWGDSALWGDSALWNDSALWGDSALWGDSALWGDSALWGDSALWGDKAVWQDSALWGDSALWGDSALWGDSALWGDSALWGDSALWGDSALWGDSALWGDNTRLSDNSALWGDSALWGDSALWGDSALWGDSALWGDSSLWDDSALWGDSALWGD
- the rsgA gene encoding ribosome small subunit-dependent GTPase A, which gives rise to MSLTEYGWNDRLAASFREQEAAGRVPVRISLQVKGHYLALTGIGEIASEPTGRLIYDAATPRDLPVVGDWAAATILEEEPPRALIHAVIPRNSLFCRKEAGKRVVAQPLAANVDIVLIAVALDHDYSLNRIERYLALSREYGASPVVLLTKSDACAESTLKVEDVRTRMPDVPVIAISSVDGTGMDALHECLPPGATCVVLGSSGVGKSTLINRLLGADILKTREVRLSDSKGRHTTANRQLFVLPSGALIIDTPGMRELQLWDAREGIDQTFTDIAELSSGCRFPDCRHADEPGCAVIGAVADGLIDPARLENYQKMSRELDYLSLRQEEGAARAERARWKEIAKEAKRIKKT